Proteins from one Muntiacus reevesi chromosome X, mMunRee1.1, whole genome shotgun sequence genomic window:
- the LOC136153926 gene encoding uncharacterized protein CXorf49 homolog has product MSSPDDEVSVSGAGFGSECGEQTSGLEAGSIAPRGPGPGPEPGAPRSGEGEGGNGFPDPEGFESEREVLEAGEPVLQGRERRPGSLADDQGDALQLADESVAAILQQLADLNDVLGTRRYLSQESYAVGEVSALRDLEARPRSRGGAAQRCGEAAQAEAGPLRVGGPKAGRAWGNPKKGTKSRLNVAVNCQWPPSESTAGLLSDPESSDEFSKIERMRVSIYPKDGGQAKLNSPEDPGNTPRRLHVQGRENLLNVPDSCLSSIPRGLISVVERQGRQGDAGQEDTSPPRKMQSVLWGKGGSLSSYPGVAVASAPAAATTGSLPRPTPRRKGVQEKKSLGGVSKPAVGRIFPSWGQRISATPLQPATFSPISGIPLLGRSKKEALVPWGAEESKHTCAGKKPVARRARESVASMAVLGEDNDPNRDPFPKGQLTTDRPWSSCPWVHHGEPSSTNLIIRGTQYSGNSEPVAMNKGEVMPRGPGPSGDREPTDHPPRRKRQQQPPGRQGCPRCLVLQREIDDLKDQLASMRYLADKFQIV; this is encoded by the exons atgagctccccagatgatgaggTGTCTGTTTCGGGAGCGGGTTTCGGCTCAGAGTGCGGGGAGCAGACCAGCGGCCTTGAGGCCGGCTCCATAGCCCCGCGGGGACCCGGCCCCGGCCCTGAGCCAGGGGCACCACGAAGCGGCGAAGGTGAGGGCGGGAATGGCTTCCCAGACCCTGAGGGCTTCGAGTCAGAGCGGGAGGTGCTGGAAGCCGGAGAGCCGGTGCTGCAGGGCCGCGAACGCCGGCCTGGCTCCCTGGCCGACGACCAGGGGGacgccctgcagctggctgacgagtcagtgGCGGCCATCCTGCAGCAGCTGGCCGACCTGAACGACGTGCTGGGCACCCGCAGATACCTGTCCCAGGAGAGCTACGCGGTCGGCGAAGTGTCTGCCTTGCGGGACCTCGAGGCGCGACCCCGCAGTCGAGGCGGTGCCGCCCAGAGGTGTGGGGAGGCCGCACAGGCTGAGGCTGGCCCTCTCCGggtcggcgggcccaaggcaggccgggcctgggggaaccctaagaaaggcactaagagtaggttgaacgtggctgTGAATTGCCAGTGGCCTCCGTCAGAAAGCACAGCCGGGCTGCTGTCCGACCCCGAGTCCTCCGATGAATTCAGTAAGATAGAGCGgatgagggtgagcatttatcccaaagaCGGAGGCCAGGCCAAGCTCAACAGCCCCGAAGATCCTGGGAACACACCCAGACGCTTGCATGTCCAAGGCAGGGAGAATCTCCTTAATGTGCCAGACTCTTGCCTATCCTCGATTCCGCGAGGATTAATTTCGGTTGTGGaaaggcagggcaggcagggcgatGCAGGGCAGGAGGACACCTCTCCCCCTAGAAAAATGCAGAgcgtgctctgggggaaggggggcagccTGTCCAGCTACCCGGGAGTGGCAGTAGCATCAGCTCCTGCAGCTGCCACTACAGGCAGCCTGCCGCGGCCCACTCCTaggaggaagggggtccaggagaagaaGTCCCTTGGGGGCGTCTCCAAACCTGCCGTGGGGAGAATCTTCCCTTCCTGGGGGCAAAGAATCTCGGCCACTCCCCTGCAACCGGCCACCTTCTCCCCAATTTCTGGCATCCCGCTGctcgggaggtccaagaaggaggccTTGGTCCCTTGGGGAGCTGAAGAGTCCAAGCACACCTGTGCTGGGAAGAAACCCGTGGCTAGGCGGGCCCGGGAGTCGGTGGCATCAATGGCGGTGTTGGGAGAAGACAACGATCCAAATAGAGACCCATTCCCAAAGGGCCAA CTGACCACTGACAGGCCATGGTCATCTTGTCCATGGGTGCATCATGGAGAACCCAGTAGCACCAATCTCATCATCAGAGGCACACAGtattcaggaaactcagagcccgtggccatgaacaagggagaagtcatgcccagagggcctggcccctcag gtgaccGGGAACCAACTGACCATCCCCCAAGACGgaaaaggcagcagcagccacccgGAAGGCAGGGCTGTCCTCGG tgtctggtgctacagagagaaatagacgaccttaaggatcaacttg cctccatgcggtacctggctgacaagttccagatcgtttga
- the LOC136154510 gene encoding uncharacterized protein CXorf49 homolog codes for MSSADDEVSVSGAGFGSECREHIRGLEAGSTAPRGPGPSPEPGTTQSGEGEGGNGLPDPEGFESERELLEARGRVLRGREGRPGSPANDQGDTLQLADESVAAILQQLADLSMLGTRRCLFQESYAVSEVSALWDLEVRPTSRDSATQRCGETAQAEAVPLAVGGLKAGRAWGNPMRGTKSSLNVAVDHQWPPLESTAGLLSNSESSEEFSEIELMRVGIYPKDGGQAKLNGPEDPGNTTRCSNVQGRENLLNVPGTCLSSAPQGLISVVERQGRQGDAEQEDTSPPKKMQSVLWGKGGSLPSYPGVTVVSAPTAAPTGSRLQPTPRRKGVQEKKSLGGVSKPAMGRTFRSWGQGISATPLEPATFPPISDIQLLGRSKKYALVPWVAQESKHTGAGKESVARRARESVAAMAKKSVTRRARELVAAMAVSGEENDPNRDPFPKGQVTGNQLTIPQDGKGSSSHLEGRAVLG; via the exons ATGAGCTCCGCAGATGATGAGGTGTCTGTTTCGGGAGCGGGTTTCGGCTCAGAGTGCAGAGAGCACATAAGGGGCCTTGAGGCCGGCTCCACAGCCCCTCGGGGACCGGGCCCCAGCCCCGAGCCAGGGACAACGCAAAGCGGCGAGGGTGAGGGCGGGAATGGCCTCCCAGACCCTGAGGGCTTCGAGTCTGAGCGGGAACTGCTGGAAGCGAGAGGGCGGGTGCTGCGGGGCCGAGAAGGCCGGCCTGGCTCTCCTGCCAACGACCAGGGGGATACCCTGCAGCTGGCTGATGAGTCAGTGGCAGCCATCCTGCAGCAGCTGGCCGACCTAAGCATGCTGGGCACCCGCAGATGCCTGTTCCAGGAGAGCTACGCAGTCAGTGAAGTGTCTGCCTTGTGGGACCTCGAGGTGCGTCCCACCAGTCGAGACAGTGCTACACAGAGGTGTGGGGAAACTGCACAGGCTGAGGCCGTCCCTCTCGCGGTCGGCGGGCTCAAGGCaggccgggcctgggggaaccctATGAGAGGCACTAAGAGTAGCTTGAACGTGGCTGTGGATCACCAGTGGCCTCCCTTAGAAAGCACAGCCGGGCTGCTGTCCAACTCCGAGTCCTCTGAGGAGTTTAGTGAGATAGAGCTGATGAGGGTGGGCATTTACCCCAAAGATGGAGGCCAGGCCAAGCTCAACGGCCCCGAGGATCCTGGGAACACAACCAGATGCTCGAATGTCCAAGGCAGAGAGAATCTCcttaatgtgccaggcacttgcctTTCCTCGGCTCCACAAGGATTAATTTCGGTTGTGGaaaggcagggcaggcagggcgatgcagagcaggaggacacctctccccctaagaaaatgcagagcgtgctctgggggaaggggggcagccTGCCCAGCTACCCGGGAGTGACAGTAGTATCAGCTCCTACAGCTGCCCCTACAggcagcaggctgcagcccactcctaggaggaagggggtccaggagaagaaATCCCTTGGGGGTGTCTCCAAACCTGCCATGGGGAGAACCTTCCGTTCCTGGGGGCAGGGAATCTCGGCCACTCCCCTGGAACCGGCCACCTTTCCTCCAATCTCTGACATCCAGCTGCTTGGTAGGTCCAAGAAGTATGCCTTGGTCCCTTGGGTAGCCCAAGAGTCCAAGCACACCGGTGCTGGGAAGGAATCCGTGGCTAGGCGGGCCCGGGAGTCAGTGGCAGCAATGGCGAAGAAATCCGTGACTAGGCGGGCCCGGGAATTGGTGGCAGCAATGGCGGTGTCGGGAGAAGAAAACGACCCAAATAGAGACCCATTCCCAAAGGGCCAA GTGACCGGGAACCAACTGACCATCCCCCAAGACGgaaaaggcagcagcagccacctgGAAGGCAGGGCTGTCCTCGGGTAA